In Myxococcus virescens, a single genomic region encodes these proteins:
- a CDS encoding carbohydrate-binding family 9-like protein: MRLPSSVLAPLLAVTCLATACRDEQAGPRQKTPRIPAPTQLRTLDAAPADLTFRSGATFAGGAVVYLGSKVSPEKAAPGTQVRLAHYFQAVRPPPQGFAFFVHVVDPASGGMLTNADHEVQGGAAPLASWPVGKVIEDVHSVPMPGTPARVMLGFWRGDSRLPVDDAHAHDGSQRMLGPQLGGAAQELPEYSVPRVSQPPTIDGVLDDAAWKQAKPVVLRRSFDGSAARQRTEARLVHDGKFLYVAFDLEDPDVWGTLRKRDDPIYEEEVVEIFLDANADGRTYNELQVSPHNVIFDAYFPARRQGMDRSWDSGMTSAVKVRGTLDDASDRDEGWSVEMQIPFDRLAEVPHIPPQPGDRWRFNLYRLEHHDRRTVEGQSFSPLFVGDFHALPRFGWLVFE; this comes from the coding sequence ATGCGTCTCCCGTCCTCCGTCCTCGCTCCGCTGCTGGCCGTCACCTGTCTTGCCACCGCCTGTCGTGATGAGCAGGCCGGGCCGCGCCAGAAGACACCTCGCATTCCCGCGCCCACGCAGCTCCGCACCCTGGACGCGGCGCCCGCGGACCTCACGTTCCGCAGCGGCGCGACGTTCGCCGGTGGCGCGGTGGTGTACCTGGGCTCCAAGGTGTCACCGGAGAAGGCCGCGCCCGGCACGCAGGTGAGGTTGGCCCATTACTTCCAAGCGGTTCGTCCGCCGCCGCAAGGCTTCGCCTTCTTCGTTCACGTCGTGGACCCGGCGAGTGGCGGCATGCTCACGAACGCGGACCATGAGGTACAGGGGGGCGCCGCGCCGCTGGCGTCATGGCCGGTGGGCAAGGTCATCGAGGACGTCCACTCGGTGCCCATGCCGGGCACGCCCGCGCGCGTGATGCTCGGCTTCTGGCGGGGAGACTCGCGGCTGCCCGTGGACGACGCCCATGCGCATGACGGCTCGCAGCGGATGCTGGGGCCTCAGTTGGGCGGGGCCGCGCAGGAACTGCCCGAGTACTCCGTCCCGCGCGTGAGCCAGCCGCCCACCATTGACGGCGTGCTCGACGACGCGGCGTGGAAGCAGGCCAAACCCGTGGTGCTGCGCCGGAGCTTCGACGGGAGCGCCGCGCGCCAGCGCACCGAGGCGCGGCTCGTCCATGACGGCAAGTTCCTCTACGTGGCCTTCGACCTGGAAGACCCGGACGTGTGGGGCACACTGCGCAAGCGCGATGACCCCATCTACGAGGAGGAGGTGGTGGAAATCTTCCTCGACGCGAACGCGGATGGCCGCACGTACAACGAGCTCCAGGTGTCACCGCACAACGTCATCTTCGACGCGTACTTCCCCGCCCGTCGGCAGGGCATGGACCGCTCCTGGGATTCAGGGATGACGTCCGCCGTGAAGGTGCGGGGCACGTTGGATGATGCCTCGGACCGCGACGAGGGCTGGTCGGTGGAGATGCAGATTCCCTTCGACCGGCTGGCCGAAGTCCCGCACATCCCGCCTCAGCCGGGTGACCGCTGGCGCTTCAACCTCTACCGGCTGGAGCACCATGACCGCCGCACGGTGGAGGGGCAGTCCTTCTCGCCCCTCTTCGTCGGCGACTTCCATGCGCTGCCGCGCTTCGGTTGGCTCGTGTTCGAATAG
- a CDS encoding YqjF family protein, translated as MRPFLTAEWRYLVMLNYEVDPEVLHPLVPRDTELDTWQGRTFASMVGFRFLDTRVRGLPVPFHRNFDEVNLRFYVRHLGPEDWRRGVVFVKEIVPRQAIATVARVLYNEPYVALPMRHVVEMEGAHTGAPGRVEYAWKAGGKWQHLAATTLGPPQASEPGSEAEFITEHYWGYTAQRDGGCAEYRVEHPRWSVWQVDTTALEIDVEGMYGARFVPFLRGKPSSAFVADGSAVAVYPGTRTGSGTGQSPASEKPRAA; from the coding sequence ATGCGCCCTTTCCTCACGGCGGAGTGGCGGTATCTCGTCATGCTCAACTACGAGGTGGACCCGGAGGTACTGCACCCCCTCGTCCCTCGTGACACGGAGCTGGACACCTGGCAGGGCCGGACCTTCGCCAGCATGGTGGGCTTCCGGTTCCTCGACACGCGCGTGCGGGGACTGCCCGTGCCATTCCACCGCAACTTCGATGAGGTGAACCTGCGCTTCTACGTGCGCCATCTCGGCCCTGAAGACTGGCGGCGAGGCGTGGTGTTCGTGAAGGAAATCGTCCCGCGACAGGCCATCGCCACCGTGGCGCGCGTGCTCTACAACGAGCCGTATGTCGCGCTGCCCATGCGGCACGTCGTGGAGATGGAAGGCGCGCACACCGGCGCCCCTGGCCGCGTCGAATATGCGTGGAAGGCGGGGGGAAAGTGGCAGCACCTGGCGGCGACGACGCTCGGTCCGCCGCAGGCCAGCGAGCCTGGCTCGGAGGCGGAGTTCATCACCGAGCACTACTGGGGCTACACCGCGCAACGGGACGGCGGCTGCGCGGAGTACCGCGTGGAGCATCCCCGCTGGTCCGTGTGGCAGGTGGACACCACCGCGCTCGAGATCGACGTGGAAGGCATGTACGGCGCGAGGTTCGTCCCCTTCCTGCGCGGCAAGCCCAGCTCCGCCTTCGTCGCGGACGGCTCGGCCGTGGCCGTGTATCCCGGCACGCGAACGGGCTCCGGTACCGGCCAGTCGCCAGCCTCCGAGAAGCCGCGCGCCGCCTGA
- a CDS encoding FHA domain-containing protein produces MRFEFEHLGSTTPFELSDGIHLLGGGPDDHIRLEGLPPSLLSLRIEAQRLMVEAARTFSVNDVLVPPGVPRLVIPGEALGLPDDMGLRVLQEAVSERGLGTVALLKGLLTGTDEPAPSRAATLTCLTGLDVGRVHALAEAQTDIGRGSDVAMRLRDRAVSRTHARVLHGEGGFSLEDLGSPNGVFLNGQRVESRVPLADGDVIEMGRSLLRFQAAVEETPPPASPAGEQESPSGAASPASTEVTVEPTPEEPPSMPKPRGEWWLIGLGAVAASVGVAVTWLLATGS; encoded by the coding sequence ATGCGCTTCGAATTCGAACACCTGGGCTCCACCACCCCCTTCGAGCTCTCCGATGGCATCCACCTCCTGGGAGGCGGCCCGGATGACCACATCCGACTGGAGGGTCTGCCCCCGAGCCTTCTCAGTCTGCGCATCGAGGCACAGCGGCTCATGGTCGAGGCCGCGCGCACCTTCTCCGTCAATGACGTGCTGGTCCCCCCGGGTGTCCCGAGGTTGGTGATTCCCGGAGAGGCGCTCGGCCTGCCCGACGACATGGGACTGCGCGTGCTTCAGGAGGCCGTCAGTGAGCGCGGGCTGGGCACCGTGGCGCTCCTCAAGGGACTGCTGACGGGAACGGATGAACCGGCCCCGTCGCGCGCGGCCACCCTCACCTGCCTCACGGGACTGGATGTCGGGCGCGTCCACGCGCTCGCCGAGGCACAGACGGACATCGGCCGGGGCAGCGACGTCGCGATGCGGCTGAGAGACCGGGCCGTGTCCAGGACACATGCGCGCGTCCTCCACGGCGAGGGGGGATTCTCCCTGGAGGACCTGGGCAGTCCCAACGGCGTCTTCCTCAACGGCCAGCGCGTCGAATCCCGGGTTCCGCTGGCGGATGGCGACGTCATTGAAATGGGCCGTTCACTGCTCCGCTTCCAGGCCGCCGTGGAAGAGACCCCGCCCCCCGCCTCGCCTGCTGGCGAGCAGGAATCGCCCTCTGGCGCGGCCAGCCCTGCTTCCACCGAAGTCACGGTGGAGCCCACGCCCGAGGAGCCTCCCAGCATGCCCAAGCCTCGCGGCGAATGGTGGCTGATTGGACTGGGCGCGGTGGCGGCCTCCGTGGGCGTGGCCGTCACGTGGCTGCTCGCGACGGGAAGCTGA
- a CDS encoding tetratricopeptide repeat protein — protein MVVLRRFVIALSAAMLLGAAEPSAAARDAFLRGESALARGRWDDAATAYREALADTPGYPAALNGLGSVLFRKGQVQEALTLFRDAAKADPGFKMAWFNLGYAARKTGDAATAAQAYERYTELEPGDADGFYGLGESYRQLGQKDKAIPAYQAYIAREQRRGEQVWVRKATEHLKAMGAEPLAVATAPAAATPSAAPVAESVTSNPALAASRIRDGDALMKERRYREAAFAFLDASHADAGHVEALFKLGNALAVLGYYGQAVAQWERATALTKDAAIQQSAKENIDRARAKMAQAGVSPQAAGQAPGSGPVADTTRALARRAYEQGVQRIASKDFSGALTSLTQSIQLEPMLAVAFVARGSANIGLRRYAEAAADYQYALELEPGSASPLYGLAESFRAMGRMLEARDLYERYAASSSADVRPQLQEESRQKAARLR, from the coding sequence ATGGTTGTCTTGCGCAGGTTCGTCATCGCGCTGTCCGCGGCAATGCTGCTGGGGGCCGCGGAGCCATCCGCCGCGGCCCGGGACGCATTCCTGCGCGGAGAGTCGGCGCTGGCGCGTGGCCGCTGGGATGACGCGGCCACCGCCTACCGCGAGGCCCTGGCCGACACGCCCGGCTATCCCGCCGCTCTCAATGGCCTGGGCAGCGTGCTCTTCCGCAAGGGGCAGGTGCAGGAGGCGCTCACGCTCTTTCGCGACGCCGCGAAGGCCGACCCCGGCTTCAAGATGGCCTGGTTCAACCTGGGCTATGCCGCGCGGAAGACGGGGGATGCGGCCACCGCGGCACAGGCCTACGAGCGCTACACCGAGCTCGAGCCCGGCGACGCGGACGGCTTCTACGGGCTGGGGGAGAGTTACCGGCAGCTTGGGCAGAAGGACAAGGCGATTCCCGCGTACCAGGCGTACATCGCCCGTGAGCAGCGCAGGGGGGAGCAGGTCTGGGTCCGAAAGGCGACCGAACACCTGAAGGCCATGGGCGCCGAGCCGCTCGCGGTGGCCACCGCGCCGGCCGCTGCGACGCCCTCAGCGGCGCCCGTTGCGGAATCCGTGACGTCCAATCCGGCGCTGGCGGCGTCGCGCATCCGTGACGGTGACGCCTTGATGAAGGAGCGCCGCTACCGCGAGGCGGCCTTCGCCTTCCTGGATGCATCTCACGCGGATGCGGGCCATGTGGAGGCCTTGTTCAAGCTGGGCAACGCCTTGGCGGTGCTGGGCTACTACGGGCAGGCGGTGGCGCAGTGGGAGCGGGCCACCGCGCTCACGAAGGACGCGGCCATCCAGCAGAGCGCGAAGGAGAACATCGACCGAGCGCGGGCGAAGATGGCGCAGGCGGGCGTTTCTCCCCAGGCCGCGGGACAGGCACCGGGCTCCGGCCCCGTGGCCGACACGACGCGCGCACTGGCGCGCCGGGCGTATGAGCAGGGCGTACAGCGCATCGCCAGCAAGGACTTCAGTGGCGCGCTGACCAGCCTCACCCAGTCCATCCAGCTCGAGCCCATGCTGGCCGTGGCCTTTGTCGCGCGAGGCAGCGCCAACATCGGCCTGCGCCGCTACGCGGAGGCCGCGGCGGACTATCAGTACGCCTTGGAGCTGGAGCCCGGCTCGGCGTCTCCGCTTTACGGACTGGCCGAATCTTTCCGCGCCATGGGCCGCATGCTGGAGGCACGCGACCTCTACGAGCGCTATGCCGCCTCCTCCTCCGCGGACGTCCGCCCCCAGCTTCAGGAGGAATCCCGACAGAAGGCGGCGCGTCTGCGTTGA
- a CDS encoding adenylosuccinate synthase has product MPNVVVIGAQWGDEGKGKVVDLLTEHAQVVVRFQGGNNAGHTLVVGGQKTVLHLIPSGILHPGKTCVIGNGVVVDPAVLVGEIDALKVRGFLKDDAQLLISDNAHVIFPWHKLLDSFREKARGGSAIGTTGRGIGPAYEDKVARRGIRVRDLLNADRLRTRIEARLPAALDELKDLCAQAGDPVPQLEVLQILAEFTGLGERLKPFVHDASLYLSGQVRRGARILFEGAQGTLLDVDHGTYPFVTSSNCVAGNAAVGSGLGPTAIDKVMGISKAYTTRVGGGPFPTELHDAIGDQLRKMGDEFGTTTGRPRRCGWLDGVVLRYASRVNGLWGMALTKLDVLSGLKTLQICTAYELDGQKVTELPGDYEDLARVKPIYETLQGWDEQIAGVRTFDELPENAKRYVRRVEEVSGVPVVCVSVGADRGETVLLQNPFRS; this is encoded by the coding sequence ATGCCGAACGTCGTCGTCATCGGAGCGCAGTGGGGAGATGAGGGGAAGGGCAAGGTCGTTGACCTGCTCACCGAGCACGCCCAGGTCGTCGTCCGCTTCCAGGGCGGCAACAACGCGGGCCACACGCTGGTGGTGGGTGGGCAGAAGACCGTCCTCCACCTGATTCCCTCGGGTATCCTCCACCCTGGGAAGACGTGTGTGATTGGCAACGGAGTGGTGGTGGATCCTGCCGTCCTCGTCGGGGAGATTGACGCGCTGAAGGTGCGCGGCTTCCTGAAGGACGACGCGCAGCTCCTCATCTCCGACAATGCCCACGTCATCTTCCCGTGGCACAAGCTGCTGGACAGCTTCCGCGAGAAGGCGCGCGGCGGCAGCGCCATTGGCACCACGGGCCGGGGCATTGGCCCCGCGTACGAGGACAAGGTGGCCCGTCGCGGCATCCGCGTGCGGGACCTGCTCAACGCGGACCGGCTGCGCACGCGCATCGAGGCTCGGCTGCCGGCGGCGCTGGACGAACTGAAGGACCTGTGCGCGCAGGCGGGCGACCCGGTGCCGCAGCTCGAGGTGCTGCAGATTCTGGCGGAGTTCACCGGCCTGGGCGAGCGGCTCAAGCCCTTCGTCCACGACGCCTCGCTCTATCTGTCCGGTCAGGTGCGCCGCGGCGCCCGCATCCTCTTCGAGGGCGCGCAGGGCACGCTGCTGGACGTGGACCACGGCACCTATCCCTTCGTGACGTCCTCCAACTGCGTGGCGGGCAACGCGGCGGTGGGCTCGGGCCTGGGGCCCACGGCCATCGACAAGGTGATGGGCATCAGCAAGGCCTACACCACGCGCGTGGGCGGCGGTCCGTTCCCCACGGAGCTGCACGACGCCATCGGCGACCAGCTGCGCAAGATGGGCGACGAGTTCGGCACCACCACCGGCCGGCCCCGTCGCTGCGGGTGGCTGGACGGCGTGGTGCTGCGCTACGCCTCGCGCGTCAACGGCCTGTGGGGCATGGCCCTCACCAAGCTGGACGTGCTCAGCGGCCTCAAGACGCTGCAGATCTGCACCGCGTACGAACTGGACGGCCAGAAGGTGACGGAGCTGCCCGGCGACTACGAGGACCTCGCGCGCGTCAAGCCCATCTACGAGACGCTCCAGGGCTGGGACGAGCAGATCGCCGGCGTGCGGACCTTCGACGAGCTGCCGGAGAACGCCAAGCGCTACGTGCGCCGGGTGGAGGAGGTCAGCGGCGTCCCCGTGGTGTGCGTCTCCGTGGGCGCCGACCGCGGTGAGACGGTGCTGCTCCAGAACCCGTTCCGGAGCTGA
- a CDS encoding UvrD-helicase domain-containing protein, whose amino-acid sequence MSGEPSLFALERNLALMAGAGAGKTYSLVTMTLHLMAGAREAGGAVRPSRLCMLTFTDKAAAEMRSRVRQRLDALAQGETRLDQEAELRASLARLDKPFPLPDAWRQLREELGAATVGTFHSLCGQLLRRAPPAVGIDPNFEVLDSLEAAGLVQDVCERVVLDALEVGDAQVRELCQELGFSGSGFSDGLVAALMSVYGKLREEGLRAEKAAVSDAAEARAELESSITQCLELCAEARGLDEKGEWSRLLGGLERALNGMTPENFGQGERFPWLRACFKADGRNFSRLSKGAGGPIRALYWRIFGKSDGSVPRLDDAWAAWRTAPFEVTFRELLTRVETRHDTELSRRNVLDFTSLLVKSRDLLRAHPEFRRQVQERIGALLVDEFQDTNRLQLELVLLLAERREDGPRELAPDVDLVTALPLEPAFLCAVGDRKQSIYEFRGADVSVFSVLATKLVDEGGTRGFLQHNYRSVPGLLSFFNRAFAGVLVAADSGAPRPFEVIYVPEQDDLSAARSSLTDAPVVERLQLEEADTSADLRWLDADAIARRLRCLLAPGAPPSVAREDGEGLRPARGGDVAMLFRTFTHLEVYRQRLIRHGVPHRVLRGRGFYGAQEVLDMASLLALLADAEDALAFAAVLRSPLVGLKDASLFLLAGDAPLSLASPRLTDPEVLASLSERERQRLECFLAALPGLRRERDRLGVRELLVSALDVTGYREALAGSPYAEQASANVEKLLALASRRDERGTGGCVAFARELRMLAENNPTEAQADLLDASDPRAVQLLTIHSAKGLEWPVVVVPSMGSRRRGTSGRVHFERTHGISLQPWVPDSLDDDYTSSRFKAVRAELKAREGAEYRRLLYVALTRAKDMLVLAGGAERSGGKDSWWHLIDGRLDVDAELRGLVDDLDVDSLPPPADPEPPGPEALLLAEARVEAALLRVRGQHVAHAESLGAAVASAEALQDFIACPRRFHYVHRLGLRGAPWPWEVLPRGAPPLVEPDGWLPVERPEDLVQRLLRGVDLRLAAPDVDAPERRAHLETLLRDAGALPDEEGMDAVLRTVERFLMSAFARELARAPSQTIHRSLPFMLALEGEVGVEGAVDLLWESPQGEAVVVAFKHGGRHPLGAAAYTYELAALGLVARRMVREGVPVRVGVVFLKESQPEPEWLSGPRGLEEAAGRLAGAARAVARGEARGEWDGREKAACQALHCGFAEHCHPAPRAC is encoded by the coding sequence ATGAGCGGCGAGCCGTCTCTCTTCGCGCTGGAGCGCAACCTCGCCCTGATGGCGGGCGCCGGCGCGGGCAAGACCTACAGCCTGGTCACCATGACGTTGCACCTGATGGCTGGCGCGCGCGAGGCCGGCGGGGCGGTGCGCCCGTCACGGCTGTGCATGCTCACGTTCACGGACAAGGCCGCCGCGGAGATGCGCTCACGCGTCCGCCAGCGACTGGACGCGCTGGCCCAGGGCGAGACGCGTCTGGACCAGGAAGCGGAGCTGAGAGCGTCGCTGGCGCGCCTGGACAAGCCCTTTCCCCTTCCAGATGCCTGGCGGCAACTGCGTGAGGAGCTGGGCGCGGCCACGGTGGGGACCTTCCATTCGCTGTGCGGCCAGTTGCTGCGCCGCGCGCCGCCCGCGGTGGGCATCGACCCGAACTTCGAGGTGCTGGACTCGCTGGAGGCGGCGGGGCTGGTGCAGGACGTCTGCGAGCGCGTGGTGCTGGACGCGCTGGAGGTCGGTGACGCGCAGGTCCGGGAGCTGTGCCAGGAGCTGGGCTTCTCCGGCTCGGGCTTCTCCGACGGGCTCGTGGCTGCGTTGATGTCCGTTTACGGCAAGCTGCGCGAGGAAGGGCTGCGCGCGGAGAAGGCCGCCGTGAGTGACGCCGCCGAAGCGCGCGCGGAGCTGGAGTCGTCCATCACGCAGTGCCTGGAGCTGTGCGCCGAGGCGCGGGGCTTGGATGAGAAGGGCGAGTGGAGCCGGTTGCTGGGTGGGTTGGAGCGCGCGCTCAACGGCATGACGCCGGAGAACTTCGGACAGGGCGAGCGTTTCCCCTGGCTGCGCGCATGCTTCAAGGCGGACGGCCGCAACTTCTCGCGGCTGAGCAAGGGGGCCGGGGGGCCCATTCGAGCGCTCTACTGGCGCATCTTCGGCAAGAGCGATGGCTCCGTGCCCCGGCTGGATGATGCCTGGGCCGCCTGGCGCACCGCGCCCTTCGAGGTGACGTTCCGCGAGCTGCTGACGCGCGTGGAGACGCGGCACGACACGGAGCTGTCCCGCCGCAACGTGCTGGACTTCACGTCCCTGCTGGTGAAGTCGCGCGACCTGCTCCGGGCGCACCCGGAGTTCCGCCGACAGGTGCAGGAGCGCATCGGCGCGCTGCTGGTGGACGAGTTCCAGGACACCAACCGCCTCCAGTTGGAGCTGGTGCTGCTGCTGGCGGAGCGGCGTGAAGACGGTCCGCGCGAGCTGGCGCCGGACGTGGACCTGGTGACGGCGCTGCCGCTGGAGCCCGCCTTCCTCTGCGCGGTGGGTGACCGCAAGCAGTCCATCTACGAGTTCCGTGGCGCGGACGTGTCCGTCTTCTCCGTGCTGGCGACGAAGCTGGTGGATGAGGGTGGCACGCGCGGGTTCCTCCAACACAACTACCGCTCGGTGCCCGGGCTGCTGTCGTTCTTCAACCGCGCCTTCGCGGGGGTGCTCGTCGCCGCCGATTCCGGGGCGCCTCGGCCCTTCGAGGTCATCTACGTCCCGGAGCAGGATGACCTCTCCGCGGCGAGGTCGTCGCTGACGGACGCGCCGGTGGTGGAGCGGCTGCAACTGGAAGAAGCGGACACGTCGGCGGACCTGCGCTGGCTGGACGCGGATGCGATTGCCCGCCGGCTGCGGTGCCTGCTGGCGCCAGGGGCACCGCCGTCCGTGGCGCGCGAGGATGGCGAAGGGCTGCGTCCCGCGCGAGGCGGCGATGTGGCCATGCTCTTCCGGACCTTCACGCACCTGGAGGTGTACCGGCAAAGACTCATCCGCCACGGTGTCCCGCACCGCGTGCTGCGCGGTCGCGGCTTCTATGGCGCGCAGGAGGTGCTGGACATGGCCTCGCTGCTCGCGCTGCTGGCGGATGCAGAGGATGCGTTGGCCTTCGCGGCGGTGCTGCGCTCGCCCCTGGTGGGACTGAAGGACGCGTCGCTGTTCCTCCTGGCGGGGGACGCACCGCTGTCCTTGGCGTCGCCCCGGTTGACGGACCCGGAGGTGTTGGCGTCGCTGTCCGAGCGAGAGCGCCAGCGCCTGGAGTGTTTCCTCGCCGCGCTTCCCGGCTTGCGACGCGAGCGCGACCGGCTGGGCGTGCGCGAGTTGCTGGTGTCCGCGCTGGACGTGACGGGCTACCGCGAGGCGCTCGCGGGCTCGCCCTACGCGGAGCAGGCCAGCGCCAACGTGGAGAAGTTGCTGGCGCTTGCGTCACGCCGGGACGAGCGCGGCACGGGAGGCTGCGTGGCCTTCGCGCGCGAGCTGCGGATGCTGGCGGAGAACAACCCCACGGAGGCCCAGGCGGACCTGTTGGACGCGAGCGACCCTCGCGCGGTGCAGCTCCTCACCATCCACAGCGCGAAGGGCCTGGAGTGGCCGGTGGTGGTGGTGCCCTCGATGGGCAGCCGGAGGCGTGGCACCTCGGGGCGTGTCCACTTCGAGCGCACGCACGGCATCTCCCTGCAGCCGTGGGTGCCGGACTCGCTGGATGATGACTACACCTCCAGCCGCTTCAAGGCGGTGCGCGCGGAGCTGAAGGCACGCGAGGGCGCCGAGTACCGCCGCTTGCTCTACGTCGCGCTCACGCGCGCCAAGGACATGCTGGTGCTTGCGGGCGGCGCGGAGCGAAGCGGTGGCAAGGACTCGTGGTGGCACCTCATTGACGGGCGCTTGGACGTGGACGCGGAGCTGCGGGGCCTGGTCGATGACCTGGACGTCGACTCGCTCCCGCCGCCAGCGGATCCGGAGCCGCCCGGTCCAGAGGCCTTGTTGCTCGCCGAGGCGCGTGTCGAAGCCGCGCTGCTGCGAGTGCGGGGGCAGCATGTCGCGCACGCCGAATCACTGGGTGCGGCCGTAGCTTCCGCGGAGGCGTTGCAGGACTTCATCGCCTGTCCGCGCCGCTTCCACTACGTGCACCGGCTGGGGCTTCGCGGTGCGCCGTGGCCCTGGGAAGTGCTGCCCCGTGGCGCGCCGCCCCTGGTTGAGCCCGACGGTTGGCTCCCTGTCGAGCGTCCGGAGGACCTCGTGCAGCGGCTGCTTCGCGGCGTCGACCTCCGATTGGCGGCGCCGGATGTAGACGCTCCGGAGCGGCGGGCCCACCTGGAGACGCTGCTGCGTGACGCGGGCGCGCTGCCAGACGAAGAGGGCATGGACGCGGTGCTGCGCACCGTGGAGCGCTTCCTGATGTCGGCGTTCGCACGTGAGCTGGCGCGGGCGCCGTCACAGACAATTCACCGAAGCCTGCCGTTCATGCTTGCCCTGGAGGGCGAGGTGGGGGTCGAGGGGGCGGTGGACCTGCTGTGGGAGTCACCCCAAGGGGAGGCCGTGGTGGTGGCCTTCAAACACGGCGGGCGTCATCCGCTGGGAGCGGCCGCGTACACCTACGAGCTGGCGGCGCTGGGGCTGGTGGCTCGGCGGATGGTGCGAGAAGGGGTGCCGGTGCGGGTGGGAGTCGTCTTCCTGAAAGAGTCCCAGCCAGAGCCTGAGTGGTTGTCCGGGCCCAGGGGCCTGGAGGAGGCCGCCGGGCGGCTCGCGGGGGCAGCACGGGCCGTGGCACGCGGTGAAGCGAGGGGTGAATGGGATGGGAGGGAGAAGGCAGCCTGCCAGGCCCTGCATTGTGGCTTCGCGGAACACTGTCACCCGGCCCCCCGCGCGTGCTAA